CAGACACTCAGTGGAAAGCTGCGGGAGGAGCTGTTGCTGTCGGCTCCCGTAACACCTTGAAGTGTCTGCTGCTCCTCCTGCGGTTAGACGAGTCTGAGCCTGGGTCGGACACACCACATCTCTTAACCTGCCGGAGACAGGACGCGAGTTAAAGGGTAGATGCCGAAGAAtgtgtgctttctttttctttcattcttttatcttttttcttgGGATACCCATTTTTGATTTGAGCACCTGAAAGCAATATATTGTACATCTTGCATCTCGACAGGAAATTTAAGAAAATCAGGAATTCTTCTGCTTGTTATATACaatgtgttttgggttttttctgttgttttttctgttgtttttttctactctgctGTTTCTATCGAGGTCTTTAGATTTTGCTAGGTTGTCAAGAAAAACTGTGTTTGATACGAGTCAAATGCAGAATACATTTGTGAACTCTGTGACAGTTGGAACAATCTAATGACGATGAATGTCTTACTTTTTAGCGGTCAGGTGTGGCCATGCCACCGGCTCTGATCCCCTTGAGTTCTGTCGTGTACTGTAAGAATACCTGTCATAAATGTAATGGTCATATGGGTTTTGCCTGACAGTAattattaaaaagacaaaacaaaattgAAATGCTTTGGTACTCTTGcttgcttatttatttattatttttccagAGGGAGTGGTGATTCTGATTAAAAGAAGGTTATGAGCAGCTTCATGAATTTAGCTTCATGACTGAGCCAAGAGAGTAAAGTAGAACTGAAATAATCAGGTTAGCAGATGGATGCACAGCTGATCCGAGGCCTAACCACTAATGTGTTCTTAGAAATATAATCTGATCCAGCCAAGGATGGTGCTCATAATCGAATGTAAATCTCTTTCTTGCCTTAACAGTGAAGTGATCAGAGGCGTGACCGCCACTCCCAAATGAAAAAGATATGAATCAGTAATTATGATCCAAAAATATACCAACACTTCCTGAAACAGCATTCTGCTACTTAAGGGTATGTGTACGTTTTTAAATGCTTAAGACGAATCAGCTGATGGGGGGGTTATTTACACTGGAAGCTCCCATATTTCCctttttcatgtttcatatCTAAATTTATTTGGAAGATCTTTGTCACTTTGTTTGTATGCGATGGTCAAGGGTGGAGCAAAAGGATGGCCAGATTCACCGCAAACTAACATTTACCCGTCCCTCTGGCCTGCCTCTCGCAACCAAAGGCGATCAGGTGATTATGCACACAGTCAGAGCTGGAGCTTTATCCACTAACTGCTGCTTTTTTATGCTTCCCATGCATTCACATTGTAACAGCAAAACCACCCATCTATATGCAATAATCTTACAATTATTATAAGCAATCAAAAGAGAATACTTTTTTTTAGTGATGCCTGCATatgcaaatacatttttaaaagttttaaaaaaacaggtgTCAGCGTGAAGGACGATGAGGAGATGACTCAAGGTCAGCCTAATATATGAaatcatttatttcttacattgTTTAGTAAAACAGCAatgattcttcttctttttttgcaaaCTGGATATAAACTTTGAACATGCCAGTTAAGTTGACACTGTGGATAGTAGCAGTTCTACAATAGATATTAtatgaaaatgcatttgtggacaGAGCAGATTTTTACACTGTTGAGTCAGTATGGTGAGTtgtagcagattttttttaactattcattcatttgcaagagagaaaaaaaagaaatcgaAAGAAAAAGCACTGCTTCAACACCAGAGAAGAATGTGAAACAAACCGGGAATGACACCGAGTGGAGATGCGACAGATCCGCGCTGCAATTCTGACACCAAAATGGCAGTTATAGAAGATTCAGTCTGTCAGTAATGACATGTTAAGTCATGCCAGCTAGATGCATCTCAGTGCACATATGAGGACATGCATGAGCACATAACATTcatggagaaaagaaaaaaaaaaaaccttgttcCTCTCAAATACACATTAGCTTCAACATGAAGATTACAGCAAACATGATCGggcattttatttttgctccTGTCTTTGTAATGAATGTATCATAAATCATTAGAAAAAGGCCAAAGATTTCTTGCAAGAAACTCAGTTTTTGGTGACAGCGATGCGATCGACGGTTGGTCATCAGTGCCGGTACATGTGGGTGAGAGGGAAGGATGTGTTTTGTCACTTGGCAAGCAGAGAATTTCACTTGTTTTTGCTCTATAAACACCTCTCGGCGCTCCCTGTAGGCTGGGTCTCGACTAAAAAGTGCCGTGCTTTGTTCTCTCCCACTCCGCCTTCAAACTCAAAGGGAACTGGCCGCAGTGGCTTTCATTTCACTTCAGTCTCTGGGTCCCTTCAGTGATGGCGAACTGAGCTGGAATCAgcttctctggtcccctcctccttctcctcctcctcctgtagAGTGTCTTTCAGGAAGCTTAGCTGGGCAGCAGCCACAGCTCCACAAAGTCCCACTGCTtccacagcacaaacagcagcaagGTCAGCAGGACGGTGGCTGCTACGCGGGCCCGGGTCTTCATCAGGGGGGTGATGAAGTTGGCCAGAGTGGAGACGAAGACCAGCAGCACGGCCATGAGCGCCAGGATGACGTTGATGAGCTTCCCCAGCAGAGCTCGAGCGTTGGCATTCTCCACTCCTTCTAACTGGacaacctgctgctgctgctgctgcagctccagCTTGGTGATGCGGGTCAGGCATGACTCGACTGCCTCCTGTGTGTGCAGATCCCAAAGAAATGAACCCACTTAgtgtgaatttgtttttcaaaaccTCATTAAAAGGTCTGAAAATCTAAGACACCTTTTTACATGGAGCGATAATGTCTTAATTCAACTGCTTTAGTCAGAGTTGAGACTACCTCTGAAAATCACAGTCAGTAAACACAGTTTGTACGTTCACGTCTTTGAAGCATATACAGGTTTTGGAGAAGCATATTGCCCACACACAGCTCTGATCCCAACTCCTAACAAACTCCAAAGTCTCCAAGGATCTATCAGAGTCTTTGTTTTTACCTGAATGTCTCTCGCCCTCTCATACGACTGGTAGGCGACTTTCTCCTCCATGCTGGCGAGCTCCTGTTTCAGGTTGGTCATCTCATTCTGGTGCAGCTCCGTCAGGTCATTTAGCTGCTCTTCAAGTCGCTCGTACCTGAACACACAGCGCAGCACACACTGTACTCCAAAGCATGGATGTCAAACTTGTTTTACATGGTTTATCTACATATTTAATCCCTGTGATGTCATTTatccttctttttttaatattgtggACTCATTGTACAAAACATAAGTTTAGTAGACGGTGAAAAGACATTAAGTTTCCTTGTATTTAATTTCCCCCccggttgtttgtttgttagcagTCTAGTGTTCACAGCTTTCTACCATCTACCATCTTGAAATTTTGTGTGATGGTAGATATCAATAAGAGCTCAGCTGATTTCATTTGGGAGGAAATCTGGTCATGGTCACACCAAATGTAAAAATCAGTATAAACTTTATATTACCCACAGTGTTTTATGGATCTTCAATCTTCACAACAGTATACCAGGCTTGAAGGACATGAGTACCTAGGTTGGCTAagcatttgaccttgaccttcattTTCTAGCGCCCAaggttaaaaatacatttgaaaggGGATGGAAAGAACACGCTTTTAATTCTTTTCAATATAAGGCCCTAATTGATCATGATGACAAAATCACACACTAGAAGATATGTCAAAATCTGAACTTATTGCAGCTTATAGAAGCCAAAGATTTTGGCTGATTCTGCACCAATCGTCTTggtaaagataataaaatacaCTAGCATGTGAGTCTTCAAGAGCCTAGGTTAAAGGTCAGACATTAACATGTTGCAAAACAAAAGCTTTAGTATACTCCTTGCCCTTGAGAGGGAGTTGTGCTCTCTGAGTGCTCTttttgtttatctattacttaatTAATGAATTATTAAGTAAATAATTAATTTGTGTTGCATGCACTGTTACAGGGGAGGCGTTTATCAgaaggaaaagctgtaaaacctcTGAAAATGTAGTCAAAAATTTCAAACTCGATGCCCTTCTTCACATTTTGCAATAACTTATAGTTTACCGCACTTTTCCGGCCACTTTTGGCCCCTGGGCCTTAATTTTGGCACCCCTGCtctaaaatacatatttaacaATGATTTTAAAAGGAGCAGTGGGGACTCAGTTTTTCCTTGTGTGAATTGCATCTTGATGTTCAGTGTAGCCATTAGTGATTGCTTTTCTTTGCAGGGACATCTACCTGTATCTTTCTTCCTGCAGGCACTGAGTCATGTAAGAGTAGTCGCTCTGTAGCTGGCCCTTCATGTCCTCGATGGCGTCCTCCATGTGCGTCTGGCTGGCCTTGATCTCCTGCAGACCCTCAAGTAAAGAGTCCCATGAACTATGCatgtgatggtggtggtggtggtgcccGTCCAATCTGGGGCTCCCCATCGTTGGGCCTAACataccacctcctcctccaccagccCCACCAGAATTGCTGCCCGCTCCGGATCCGGACGTGGCACTGGAACACTCGTCGTCGCTGCCGTACTTCGGGCTGGAGACCAGGGTGGCGCTTCCACTCAGGGCGCGGGGCGTGGGGGTGTCTTCAGCGTGGCCCCCAACTCCATCCTCTAGCGTGTCTTTTAGGTGAGCAATGTTATCAGCACTGCCAAACTTGTTTCTTATAAGACTGGCAAACTCTCGTGGCTTGGAGACCACGGCCGTGTGCGTGAGAGCAGAAACTCCTCCTTTAACCCCTTCAACTACTCCACCTCCGAATCCACTTATCCCAGCACGAACGTTGGCCCCCACGTCCTTCAGTCCCTGCTGCATGTCCCGCAGGACATCCTTCGGCTGCCGGCCCGGCCCATTCTATGAAGAGGGGAAGAGAAATGAGGAAGCAGAGAAGCAGAAGATCCTAAAGGAGAGAGCTGATCAGGTTAAGAGGGGTAAAACTTGAATAAGACAGATGAGGAAAGCAGACCCTGTGAAGAATCAGGTGAGACTCAGGGGGGATGCACTGGTTTAAATAAGTGTTTGGGAAATCATCAGTCTATTTCTGGACTCGACTCCCAAAGATAGACTGAACACTTGTTCAAGTCACTCATGAGATAAATGTTCCAACAGACCACGAAGAAAAACGTGtgcatacagacacacacacacacacacacgcttaccTGCTCTATCTccttcagcttcttgtggtagtGCTCTAGTTTTTTGTGTAAGTGCGCAATAGTCTGTGCCGATTTCTGGTTCTTCTTCTCGAACACTTGCTTGATTCTGGACGCCTGCTGTTTGTCCGCGTTGT
This genomic interval from Oreochromis niloticus isolate F11D_XX linkage group LG5, O_niloticus_UMD_NMBU, whole genome shotgun sequence contains the following:
- the tmcc2 gene encoding transmembrane and coiled-coil domains protein 2; translation: MAGGAEGAVAGEPQRTRAALEHLQQKILKVTEQIRVEQEARDDNVAEYLKLAHNADKQQASRIKQVFEKKNQKSAQTIAHLHKKLEHYHKKLKEIEQNGPGRQPKDVLRDMQQGLKDVGANVRAGISGFGGGVVEGVKGGVSALTHTAVVSKPREFASLIRNKFGSADNIAHLKDTLEDGVGGHAEDTPTPRALSGSATLVSSPKYGSDDECSSATSGSGAGSNSGGAGGGGGGMLGPTMGSPRLDGHHHHHHHMHSSWDSLLEGLQEIKASQTHMEDAIEDMKGQLQSDYSYMTQCLQEERYRYERLEEQLNDLTELHQNEMTNLKQELASMEEKVAYQSYERARDIQEAVESCLTRITKLELQQQQQQVVQLEGVENANARALLGKLINVILALMAVLLVFVSTLANFITPLMKTRARVAATVLLTLLLFVLWKQWDFVELWLLPS